TATGAGATCGGTGACATCGTACAGATCCCGGTTGAGTCCAAATCTTTCGGACGTATCGCAACACAGAATGCAAAGAACCTGATTCTTCAGAAGATCCGCGAAGAAGAAAGAAAAGTTGTATATGATCAGTACTTTGAAAAAGAAAAAGATATCGTGACAGGTGTGGTTCAGAGATATATTGGCAAGAATGTCAGTGTAAACCTTGGAAAAGCAGATGCGATCCTTACTGAGAATGAGCAGGTAAAAGGTGAGAAATTCGAGCCGACAGAGCGTATCAAACTTTACGTTGTAGAGGTGAAGAACACGACAAAAGGACCAAAGATCCTTGTATCAAGAACACATCCGGAACTGGTTAAGCGTCTTTTTGAGGCGGAAGTAACCGAGGTGCGTGATGGTATTGTAGAGATCAAGAGCATTGCAAGAGAAGCAGGTTCCCGTACCAAGATCGCAGTATGGTCTAACGACCCGGATGTAGATCCGGTTGGAGCATGCGTTGGTATGAACGGTGCCAGAGTCGGAGCCGTTGTAAATGAACTCCGCGGTGAAAAGATTGATATCATCAACTGGAGTGATAACCCGGCAATCCTGATCGAGAATGCACTCAGCCCGGCGAAGGTTATTTCTGTAATGGCTGATCCGGATGAGAGAACAGCAAGTGTAATTGTACCGGATTACCAGCTTTCACTTGCAATCGGTAAAGAAGGTCAGAATGCACGTCTTGCAGCAAGACTGACCGGATATAAGATCGATATCAAGAACGAAACACAGGCGATCGAGTCTGGCGAACTTCCGGCAGATTATATGAATATGGCTGAGAATTATGAAGATGATTATCAGGAGGAAGAGTATTCAGACGAAGAATATTCTGCTGATGAAGAATCAGAGGAAGAAGTAGCAGATGATCTTGATCTGTATGAAGAATAGACAGAGGTGATTATTTGAGTACGACCAAAAAGATCCCGATGCGTAAATGCGTGGGATGTCAGGAAATGAAGAATAAAAAAGAAATGCTGCGTGTTCTGAAAACAGCAGAAGGCGAATTCATTCTGGACGCAACCGGACGTAAGAACGGGCGCGGGGCATATCTGTGCTTTTCCGGAAAATGTTTGCAGGAAGCAATAAAGAATAAAGGACTGGAACGTTCTTTCAAACAGGCGATACCAAAAGAGATATACGAAAATCTGGAAAAGGAGCTGGA
The sequence above is drawn from the Coprococcus comes ATCC 27758 genome and encodes:
- the nusA gene encoding transcription termination factor NusA, with translation MNTELLEALTILEEEKDISRDTLMDAIENSLINACKNHFGKADNIKVIMDKETCDYTLIQEKTVVEEVEDKVEQISLADAKMIDPSYEIGDIVQIPVESKSFGRIATQNAKNLILQKIREEERKVVYDQYFEKEKDIVTGVVQRYIGKNVSVNLGKADAILTENEQVKGEKFEPTERIKLYVVEVKNTTKGPKILVSRTHPELVKRLFEAEVTEVRDGIVEIKSIAREAGSRTKIAVWSNDPDVDPVGACVGMNGARVGAVVNELRGEKIDIINWSDNPAILIENALSPAKVISVMADPDERTASVIVPDYQLSLAIGKEGQNARLAARLTGYKIDIKNETQAIESGELPADYMNMAENYEDDYQEEEYSDEEYSADEESEEEVADDLDLYEE
- the rnpM gene encoding RNase P modulator RnpM; the encoded protein is MRKCVGCQEMKNKKEMLRVLKTAEGEFILDATGRKNGRGAYLCFSGKCLQEAIKNKGLERSFKQAIPKEIYENLEKELEQLEHE